GCAGCAGGCTGCGCACTTCGGCCACCAGGGCCTCGATGGCGACGAGCCGCTCGCGGATCAGGGCGGCGAGCTTCTCGCCCTCCCGGGCGCGACCGGCCACCAGGTCATCCAGGGCGGCCTGAAACAGGGCCAGCGCCGCGGCCTTGACGCTCTCGGGGTCGGGGCCGCGGCTCTCCAGCACGCCGGGGTAGTCGAGCAGCGCCAGGGCATCGGGCGGGGTGGCATCGGCCACGGCCTGGCGCACCTCGCCCAGGACGCGGGCGAGTTCCGCCAGCCGCGTCGCGTTCACGCTGAGGCCCTCGGCCGCCCCGGCGGCCTCGAAGCGCAGGCTCACCTCCACCTTGCCGCGGGCCAGCCGGCCGCGCAGCGCCTCGCGGAAGGCCGGCTCCAGGTCGCGCAGGCTCTCCGGCAGGCGGAAGTGGGGCTCCAGGTAGCGCTGGTTCACCGAGCGCAGCTCGAGCTGCAGGCTGCCCCAGTCGGCGGTGTGCTCCTGGCGGGCGAAGGCGGTCATGCTGTGGACCATGGCGAGGACTCCGGGGTGACGCGGATGAACGGACAGAAGTGTCGGATAGGCCGAGTGTACCCGATTCGCCGATGCGGCTGCCCAAGGGTGTAGAATGGCCGCCAGCCATGATTCCCGTGCGTTTCAGACCCGACCCAAAGAGGTGATATGTCCACTCCGTTTCGACGCCCCAGCGGCCGTGCGCCCGAGCAGCCCCGCGAGATCCGCCTGACCCGCGACTACACCCGCCACGCCGAGGGGTCGGTGCTGGTGGAGTTCGGCGACACCAAGGTGCTGTGCAACGCCAGCGTCGAGCCCGGCGTGCCGCGCTGGCTGCGCGGCAAGGGCCAGGGCTGGGTGACCGCCGAGTACGGCATGCTGCCCCGCGCCACCCACACCCGCGGCGGTCGCGAGGCGGCCCGCGGCAAGCAGGGCGGCCGCACCCTGGAAATCCAGCGCCTGATCGGCCGCTCGCTGCGGGCGTCGCTCAACCTCAAGAAGCTCGGCGAGTTCACCATCACCGTGGACTGCGACGTCATCCAGGCCGATGGCGGCACCCGCACCGCCTCCATCACCGGTGGCTGCGTGGCGCTGGTGGACGCCATCCGCTACCTGCAGCGCAAGAAGCTGATCAAGAGCGACCCCTTCGTGCAGCTGGTGTGCTCGGTCTCCGTGGGGCTCTTCAGGGGGGGGTGCCGGTGGTGGATCTGGACTACCCCGAGGACAGCGGGGCGGATACCGACATGAACGTGGTGATGGCCGAGGACGGCAGCCTGATCGAGGTGCAGGGCACCGCCGAGAAGGGCTCCTTCAGCCGCGCCGAGCTCAACGCCATGCTGGAGCTGGCCGAGAACGCGGGCAACCAGCTCTTCGACCACCAGCGCGAGGCGTTGGGCATCCCGCGGTAAGCGGGAAGCGAAGGGCGCCGGGCAAGGTCCCTTAACGCAGCACGCCGGCCACGATGGCCGGCGTGCTGCGTTCCGGTGAACCGGAACGGCGACGGGGAGGGGCGTCAGATCGGCAGGTCGTACTCGACGATCAGCGGGGCGAACTCCGAGAAGGTGGCGTCGTAGTCGACCCAGGCGTCCACCACATGGCGGCGGAAGTTGGGGCCCACCACCTGGTAATCGATGCGCCAGCCCTCCTGGCGGGAGCGCGGCACGTCCTGGTCGAGCTTGGGCCACCAGGTGTATTCGCCGGCGTCGCGGTTGATCTCGCGGAAGCAGTCGATGAAGCCGGTGGGGCCGAAGACCTGATCCATCCAGGCGCGCTCCTCGGGCTTGAAGCCGGGGGTGTCCTGGTTGTCGGCCCAGTTCTCCAGGTCGATGGTCTTGTGGGCGATATGCCAGGTGCCGCAGATGATGTACTCGCGGCGCTTGCGAGCCATCTTGCTCAGGTACTCCTGATACTGGGCCATGAAGGCCTCCTTGGCGGCGAAATCGCTGCCGTCGGGCATCAGGAAGCTGGCGATGCTGAAGCGGTCGTAGTCGGCCTGCAGGAAGCGCGCCTCATGGTCGCACTGGGGGAAGCCCAGCCCGTACATGATGGCCTTGGGAATCTTCCGGCAGTAGATCCCCACCCCGGAGAAGCCGTCCTGCTCGGCGTCGAGGAAGTAGCCCTCGTAGCCTTCCGGGTAGAGGATGCTGTCGTCCAGCTCGAAGCTCTTGGCCTTGAGGTTCTGGACGCAGACGACATCGGCATCCTGGCTGGCCAGCCAGTCGAGAAAGCCTCGACCGACGGCCTCGCGGATGCCGTTGACATTGACTGTTGCTATTTTCATACGTGGTCCCTTTACCGTCGCGCGTGTATGATACCCGACGTTTCGACGTTTGGGTAAATGGCTACGGCCAATAAAGGTGATAGGAGCCAGCGGTGGAGCATTCCGGCACGCCTGCGCTGCAGGACTACCAGCGTGAATTCATCGAGTTCGCCATCGAGCAGGGGGTGTTGCGCTTCGGCGAGTTCACCCTGAAGTCGGGTCGGGTCAGCCCCTACTTCTTCAACGCCGGGCTGTTCCGCACCGGCGGCGCCCTGGCGAGGCTGGGGCGCTTCTATGCCCGCGCCATCGTCGACCGTGCCCCGGCCTTCGACGTGCTCTTCGGCCCCGCCTACAAGGGCATTCCGCTGGCGGCCACCACCGCGGTGGCACTGGCCGACCATCACGACCGCGATCTGCCCTTCGCCTTCAATCGCAAGGAGGCGAAGAGTCACGGCGAGGGCGGCAACATCGTCGGTGCCGAGCTGGCCGGGCGTATCCTGATCATCGACGACGTGATCACCGCCGGCACCGCCATTCGCGAGGTGATGACGTTGATCGAGGCGGCCGGTGCCGAGGCCGCCGGCGTGATCATCGCGCTCGACCGCCAGGAGCGCGGCACGGGCGAGCAAAGCGCCATCCAGGAGGTCGAGCAGACCTACGGTATGCCGGTGATCAGTATCGTCACCCTGGATATGGTGCTTGCCTATCTGGAAAATCACGGCGGCGCACTACGCCAATACGCCGACGCGATTCGCGACTATGGGAACCGCTATGGCATCGATACCCTGCAGGGTCCATCGGGTCGCGACACACAAGGGGATTGATCAGTGAAGAAGCATGCCTTGATTGCAGCCGCCGCCACCGTGGCGGCCATGAGCCAGCAGGCCCACGCACTCAGTCTCGGGGCCACGGTGGGCGAGAACTCCTACAGCATCCAGGGTACCCAACGGATCGTGCCGGGACTGCACGCCGGGGCCGGCTACTACTCGAGCGACGATAGCGGCGGCGATGCCCGGGCCTATTCCGGCTCGCTGATGTTCACGCCCTATACGCCGTTGGTCGATGTCAGCTTCGGCGCCCGCTACCAGTATCTCGACACCGATTACGGCGATGGCGGCAACCTGGGCGTGAGCGGCAGCGCCTACATTCCGACGACGATACCGCGCTTGTCGTTGGGCGGTTATGCCCATTACTTCCCCTCGGCGCTCTCGCACGGCGACGTGGACGAGAGCTACGAATACGGGGCGAACTTGCGTTTCAGGGTGCTCGGCAACAGCTTCCTGACCGGTGGCTACCGGTACTACAAGGCCGATTTCGACGGCGATGGGGGTGGCTCCAGGCGGCTCGAGAGCGGCTGGGTAATGGGCGTGAGCGTAGGTTTCTAAACACCGACAACAATGCGTGATGGCAAGGGGAGAACGATGAACAACGTCTACGCATGGGGCGCAGCCCTGCTGACATCCTTCCTGGCACAGGGCGCCTTCGCCGCGGGCCTGGATCTCAACCTGGGGCCGGATGCGGTGCAGTTCGAGGCCGCCGGCGAGGTGGTGGACGGCATCAGCCTGGGTGGCGGCGTGGTCCACAGCGAGTATCGCGAGGACGCCACGGTATTCCACGCCCAGCTGATGGCCGCCAACCACACCCGTGACCACGAGGTGGGCGTGGGCGCGCGCTGGACCCAGTACGACACCGACTACGGCAAGGGCGGTGGCCTGGGGCTGGGCGGCTACGGCTATGTCTACCTGCCCAACCTGCCCGAGGTCTCCCTGGGCGGCTACGGCTTCTATACCCCCGGCGTGGTATCCAGCCGCGACCTGGAAGACGGCTACGAGATCGGCGTGCGCGCCCGCTACGCCTTCACCCCCAACGTGGATGGCTACCTGGGCCTGCGCCAGCTGGGCGCCGACTTCGACAACGATGCCGGCACCCGCACCCTGGATCGCGGTGCCCAGGTCGGCGTGCGCCTGCGCTTCTGACCGCTCCCGCCGCCTGCCGCCGCCGATGATCGCGGGCCCCGTCATGGGGCCCGCCTGCGTTCCACCGGGGCCCCTACCGGAACCACCATGCTCGATGTCGTCCTCTACCAGCCCGAGATCCCGCCCAACACCGGCAACCTGATCCGGCTGTGCGCCAATACCGGCTTTCGCCTGCACCTGATCGAGCCGCTGGGCTTCGTGCTGGACGACAAGCGACTGCGCCGTGCCGGGCTCGACTACCACGAGTGGGCGGCGGTGCGGGTGCACCCCGACTGGGAGGCCTACCTCGAGGCGGCCGCACCGGCGCGGGTATTCGCCGTGTCGACCCGGGGCCGCACCGGCTATCATGAGCCCGCCTATGGCGAGGGCGATGCCCTGGTGTTCGGCCCCGAGACCCGCGGCCTGCCCCAGGCGATGCTCGATGCCCTGCCCGAGCCCCAGCGGCTGCGCATCCCCATGCGCGAGGAGAGCCGCAGCCTGAATCTCTCCAACGCCTGTGCGGTGCTGGTCTATGAGGCCTGGCGACAGCAGGGCTTTCCCGGCGCGGCAGCGGTGGACTCTGCGAGGCCCGTGCGATGAATGCCCCTGTCACCATCCAGCAGCGCCTGGCCCGGCTCAACCCCCGCCAGCAGGAAGCGGTGCGCTATATTGACGGCCCCTGCCTGGTGCTGGCCGGCGCCGGCTCCGGCAAGACCAGCGTGATCACCACCAAGATCGCCTACCTGGTCCAGGCCTGCGGGATGAGCGCCCGGCGCATCGCCGCGGTGACCTTCACCAACAAGGCCGCCCGGGAGATGAAGGAGCGGGTGGGGCAGATGCTCAAGGGGCGCGAGGGGCACGGGCTCACCGTCTCCACCTTCCACACCCTGGGGCTCAACATCATCCGCCGCGAGCTCAAGGCGCTGGGCTACAAGGCGGGTTTCTCGCTCTTCGACCCCGAGGACGCCAAGGCGCTGCTGCGCGACCTGATGCACAAGGACGCCCAGGTGGACGCCGAGGCGATCAACTCGGTGCAGCACCAGATCTCGGCCTGGAAGAACGACCTGGTGCTGCCGGGCCAGGCGATGTCCCACGCCGCGGACGACGACGAGCTCTTCGCCGCCCGGGTCTATGAGGCCTACAACCGCCACCTCAAGGCCTACAACGCGGTGGACTTCGACGACCTGATCCTGCTGCCGGTGGTGCTGCTGCGCGACGACCCCGAGGCCCTGGCCCGCTGGCGCAAGCGCATCCACTACATGCTGGTGGACGAGTACCAGGACACCAACGTCAGCCAGTACCAGCTGGTGCAGCTGCTGATGGGGGAGCGCCAGACCTTCACCGTGGTGGGCGACGACGACCAGTCGATCTACGCCTGGCGCGGCGCGCGGCCCGAGAACCTGGTGACCCTGGGCGAGGACTTCCCGCGCCTGCAGGTGGTCAAGCTGGAGCAGAACTACCGCTCCACCGGCACCATCCTGCGCGCCGCCAATACCCTGATCAGTAACAACCCCCACGTCTACGAGAAGACGCTCTGGTCGGAGATGGGCGAGGGGGCGCCGATCCGCGTGGTGGTCAACCGCCACGAGGAGGCCGAGGCGGAGCGGGTGGCCAGCGAGATCCTCACCCGGCGCATCAAGGAGAAGGCCGAGTGGCGTGACTTCGCCGTGCTCTACCGCGGCAACTTCCAGGCCCGGCTGCTGGAGCTCAAGCTGCAGCACTACCAGGTGCCCTACAAGCTCTCCGGCGGCACCTCCTTTTTCTCGCGCAACGAGATCAAGGACGCCATGGCCTACCTGCGGCTGCTGATCAACCCGGCGGACGACAACGCCTTCCTGCGCATCGTCAACGTGCCGCGCCGGGAGATCGGCCCCGGCACCCTGGAGAAGCTGGCCAACTATGCCAACGACCCGGCTACCGGACGCGGCATCTCGCTGTTTGCCGCCTGCCATGAACTGGGTTTGGAACAGGTGCTTCCGACACGGGCGGTGGAGCGGCTGGGGCGCTTTACCCACTTCATCGACGGGGTGCGGCGGCGCATGGACCAGGGCGACGCCATCGCCGCCATCCGCGACATGCTGCGGGAGATGGACTACGAGGCCTGGCTCTACCAGAACGCCAGCGCCCCCACCATCGCCGAGCGGCGCATGGCCAACGTCTGGATCCTGATCGACCAGCTCGAGAAGTCGATGCAGTCGGACCCCGAGGAGAGCATGGCCTCCGAGGAGACCGAGACCGACAGCGTGGAGGCGGCCATCTCCCGGCTGGTGCTGCGCGATATCCTCGAGCAGCAGGCCGAGGAGGACGACACCGACCGCGTCCAGCTGCTCACCATGCACGCCTCCAAGGGGCTGGAGTTTCCCCACGTCTACCTGATGGGGCTGGAGGAGGAGCTGCTGCCCCATCGCAACGCCATCGAGGCGGGCACCGTGGAGGAGGAGCGCCGCCTGGCCTACGTGGGCATCACCCGGGCCCGGCGCACCCTGACCCTGACCCTGGCCCGCCAGCGCAAGGCCTATGGTGAGCTGATGGACTGCGCGCCCAGCCGCTTCCTGGACGAGCTGCCGGCGGATGACCTGGAGTGGGAGGGGCGGCCGGACCGCGAGGATCCGGACAAGAAGCAGGCCCGCGGCCAGGATGCCATCGCCGGCCTGCGCTCTCTGCTGGGCTGAGGGCTCTCTGCTGAGCTGAAGGCGCGTTATTGGGCCGCCGAGTCCGGATGCTGCCACGGGAGGGAGCCACAAACGCAAGCGGGGCGCCGACAGGCGCCCCGCTGCTGTTCCCCTGCGGGGAAGCCTAGCGAACCGGCTCGACCAGGTAGTCGGTGGCGGCCTTCACCTCATCGTCGCTGAGGTTGGTGAAGCCGCCACGGGCCGGCATGGCATTGAAGCCGTTGATGGAGTGGTCATAGAGGGTCTCCATGCCCTGCTCCATGCGGGCGGCCCACTGGTCGGCGTTGCCGCGGATCGGGGCGCCGGCGGCACCGGTCATGTGGCACGCCATGCAGGCCTGGTTGTAGATCGCCTCGCCGTCGATGCCGGCATGGGAGGGGGCGTCGCCATTGGCGTCATCCTCGGCGGCGGCTTCTTCGGTAGCCTCGTCGCTGGCGGCCTCTTCCTCAACGGCAGCCTCTTCGGCCGGGGCTTCCTCGGCGGGCGCTTCGTCCGCCGCGCCGTCCAGTTCCGGCACGTCCATCACCGGCTCGAGCAGGTAGGCGGTGGCCGCGGCGACCTCGTCATCGGAGAGGTTGGGGTTGCCGCCGCGAGCCGGCATGGCGTTGAAGCCATTGATGGAGTGGTCGAGCAGCGTATCCCAGCCCTGATCGATACGTGCCGCCCAGGCGTCATCATCGCTGCGCACCGGAGCGCCGGCGGCACCGGTCTCGTGACAGGCCATGCAGACGCGGTTGTAGATCGCGCCGCCGTCGATGCTGTCGGCGCCGTTGCCGTTGGCCGCCGGGGCGGCGTCCGCGGAGGCCGCCGTGCCGCAGTCCTCGCCCTGCAGGCAGAGCTGGCCCGCCGGCTTGAGACGCTCGGCGATGGCGTCACGGTCGACGTTGGCCTGGGCGGTAGCCATGCCGGCGGTCAGGCCCAGGGTGGCCAGGCACCCCATGATCAGCTTGCTGGATTTCACTCTCACCACCTCTTGACGGTCCTGTAGAAGTTATTCGCGGCGCAGGCCCGGTTGCCGATACGGCCGGAAGACGCCATGACGCATATTTTAGTGCGGTCCAGTATACCGGCATCCCCGGCGGCTGGAAAATGCTGCACCCCCCGCCATTCGCATGAGAGGCCCAGGCGACGCGCCCGGCCCGCGCTGGACAGGCGCCAGCGAGGCGGTTAGGATGTCGACCGCCTGGTGTCTTCACCAGGCACTGCGCGCCCGTAGCTCAGCTGGATAGAGTACTGCCCTCCGAAGGCAGGGGTCACAGGTTCAAATCCTGTCGGGCGCGCCACGAATTCAAGGGCCTGCGACGATGTCGCAGGCCCTTTCGTGTTTTCGGGACAGCACTTCTCCTCCGCTCCTCTGCATCGTTATCTAGCCCATCTGTCTCTAGCCGTCGGCGATGCGATCCCGTCCCGCGGCCTTGGCCGCGTAGAGCGCCCGGTCGGCGCGCTCCAGCATCGTCTGTGGCGTGTCACCGGGCCGGAAATCGGTCAGCCCGCTGCTGACGGTGACCCTCAGCCCCTCCCAGTCATGGGCCCGGATCGCCTCGAGCAGCCGCTGCATGGCGCTGCGGGCCGCCGGCATGGGGGTGTGCGGCATCAGCAGGGCGAACTCCTCGCCGCCGATGCGGGCCGCCAGGTCGTCGCCGCGCAGCGTGGCCTCGAGCAGGGCGGCCAGGCGCGCGAGGACCCGGTCGCCGGCGGAGTGGCCATGCCGGTCGTTGATCTGCTTGAAGTGATCCACATCCAGCAGCGCCAGGCTGAAGCTGCCGTGGTGTGACCGGGACTCGCCGTGGCGGATGGCGCCCAGCAGGGCCTCGTCCAGCCGTCGCCGGTTGGGCAGCCCGGTGAGCGGGTCGGTGGTGGCCTCGTGGCCCAGGCGCTGGTTGATGGCCTCGAGTTCCAGGCGCCGCGCCTCCAGGGTGCGGCCGAGGGATTCCAGCTCGGCGATGGCCGCCTCCCGCTGGCTGAGGACCCGTTCACTGGCCTGGCGGGACGCCAGCATCTCCTTCTCGAGGGCATGCTTGCGAGAGAA
The Halomonas alkalicola DNA segment above includes these coding regions:
- a CDS encoding YfaZ family outer membrane protein — its product is MNNVYAWGAALLTSFLAQGAFAAGLDLNLGPDAVQFEAAGEVVDGISLGGGVVHSEYREDATVFHAQLMAANHTRDHEVGVGARWTQYDTDYGKGGGLGLGGYGYVYLPNLPEVSLGGYGFYTPGVVSSRDLEDGYEIGVRARYAFTPNVDGYLGLRQLGADFDNDAGTRTLDRGAQVGVRLRF
- the trmL gene encoding tRNA (uridine(34)/cytosine(34)/5-carboxymethylaminomethyluridine(34)-2'-O)-methyltransferase TrmL; this translates as MLDVVLYQPEIPPNTGNLIRLCANTGFRLHLIEPLGFVLDDKRLRRAGLDYHEWAAVRVHPDWEAYLEAAAPARVFAVSTRGRTGYHEPAYGEGDALVFGPETRGLPQAMLDALPEPQRLRIPMREESRSLNLSNACAVLVYEAWRQQGFPGAAAVDSARPVR
- a CDS encoding YfaZ family outer membrane protein, with the protein product MKKHALIAAAATVAAMSQQAHALSLGATVGENSYSIQGTQRIVPGLHAGAGYYSSDDSGGDARAYSGSLMFTPYTPLVDVSFGARYQYLDTDYGDGGNLGVSGSAYIPTTIPRLSLGGYAHYFPSALSHGDVDESYEYGANLRFRVLGNSFLTGGYRYYKADFDGDGGGSRRLESGWVMGVSVGF
- the pyrE gene encoding orotate phosphoribosyltransferase, with the protein product MEHSGTPALQDYQREFIEFAIEQGVLRFGEFTLKSGRVSPYFFNAGLFRTGGALARLGRFYARAIVDRAPAFDVLFGPAYKGIPLAATTAVALADHHDRDLPFAFNRKEAKSHGEGGNIVGAELAGRILIIDDVITAGTAIREVMTLIEAAGAEAAGVIIALDRQERGTGEQSAIQEVEQTYGMPVISIVTLDMVLAYLENHGGALRQYADAIRDYGNRYGIDTLQGPSGRDTQGD
- a CDS encoding c-type cytochrome yields the protein MKSSKLIMGCLATLGLTAGMATAQANVDRDAIAERLKPAGQLCLQGEDCGTAASADAAPAANGNGADSIDGGAIYNRVCMACHETGAAGAPVRSDDDAWAARIDQGWDTLLDHSINGFNAMPARGGNPNLSDDEVAAATAYLLEPVMDVPELDGAADEAPAEEAPAEEAAVEEEAASDEATEEAAAEDDANGDAPSHAGIDGEAIYNQACMACHMTGAAGAPIRGNADQWAARMEQGMETLYDHSINGFNAMPARGGFTNLSDDEVKAATDYLVEPVR
- a CDS encoding YicC/YloC family endoribonuclease, with protein sequence MVHSMTAFARQEHTADWGSLQLELRSVNQRYLEPHFRLPESLRDLEPAFREALRGRLARGKVEVSLRFEAAGAAEGLSVNATRLAELARVLGEVRQAVADATPPDALALLDYPGVLESRGPDPESVKAAALALFQAALDDLVAGRAREGEKLAALIRERLVAIEALVAEVRSLLPQIRERQRSLLLERLEAVKSELDPQRLEAELTLLAQKADVDEELDRLATHVAEVERQLKQKGPVGRRLDFLMQELNREANTLSSKSVVASTTRCAVELKVLIEQMREQIQNIE
- a CDS encoding exodeoxyribonuclease III; this encodes MKIATVNVNGIREAVGRGFLDWLASQDADVVCVQNLKAKSFELDDSILYPEGYEGYFLDAEQDGFSGVGIYCRKIPKAIMYGLGFPQCDHEARFLQADYDRFSIASFLMPDGSDFAAKEAFMAQYQEYLSKMARKRREYIICGTWHIAHKTIDLENWADNQDTPGFKPEERAWMDQVFGPTGFIDCFREINRDAGEYTWWPKLDQDVPRSRQEGWRIDYQVVGPNFRRHVVDAWVDYDATFSEFAPLIVEYDLPI
- a CDS encoding sensor domain-containing diguanylate cyclase, which codes for MPIGPTELAHFWDLAPSGHAVIDEHGILLATNRTLADWMGEPAAALAGRPASDLFTSTARVLYLGLLAYRLAERGRAEEVHLELAVLGAPPLPVLCSGRRIRYRGAHLILLTLQEFSRKHALEKEMLASRQASERVLSQREAAIAELESLGRTLEARRLELEAINQRLGHEATTDPLTGLPNRRRLDEALLGAIRHGESRSHHGSFSLALLDVDHFKQINDRHGHSAGDRVLARLAALLEATLRGDDLAARIGGEEFALLMPHTPMPAARSAMQRLLEAIRAHDWEGLRVTVSSGLTDFRPGDTPQTMLERADRALYAAKAAGRDRIADG
- the rep gene encoding DNA helicase Rep, with protein sequence MNAPVTIQQRLARLNPRQQEAVRYIDGPCLVLAGAGSGKTSVITTKIAYLVQACGMSARRIAAVTFTNKAAREMKERVGQMLKGREGHGLTVSTFHTLGLNIIRRELKALGYKAGFSLFDPEDAKALLRDLMHKDAQVDAEAINSVQHQISAWKNDLVLPGQAMSHAADDDELFAARVYEAYNRHLKAYNAVDFDDLILLPVVLLRDDPEALARWRKRIHYMLVDEYQDTNVSQYQLVQLLMGERQTFTVVGDDDQSIYAWRGARPENLVTLGEDFPRLQVVKLEQNYRSTGTILRAANTLISNNPHVYEKTLWSEMGEGAPIRVVVNRHEEAEAERVASEILTRRIKEKAEWRDFAVLYRGNFQARLLELKLQHYQVPYKLSGGTSFFSRNEIKDAMAYLRLLINPADDNAFLRIVNVPRREIGPGTLEKLANYANDPATGRGISLFAACHELGLEQVLPTRAVERLGRFTHFIDGVRRRMDQGDAIAAIRDMLREMDYEAWLYQNASAPTIAERRMANVWILIDQLEKSMQSDPEESMASEETETDSVEAAISRLVLRDILEQQAEEDDTDRVQLLTMHASKGLEFPHVYLMGLEEELLPHRNAIEAGTVEEERRLAYVGITRARRTLTLTLARQRKAYGELMDCAPSRFLDELPADDLEWEGRPDREDPDKKQARGQDAIAGLRSLLG